A single Natrinema sp. HArc-T2 DNA region contains:
- a CDS encoding enoyl-CoA hydratase/isomerase family protein has translation MVAYNNLSIDHDDGVATVTLESTAGRNALTLEMANELVSAATTLGEDPETRCIVLTHAGDFFGSGADLGALSGNESDAAHIRELAGRAHEAIVQFHRAETPVVGGVNGIAAGIGFSLALFPDLLVLGEDATLKFAYPGIGLTGDGGATFFLPRLVGLRTAKELVLKDDPISPEEARELGLANEVVPTDEFDDRLADLAAELAAGPTQAFGTTTRLLTDSYDRSLERQLAAETNGIAAATRTEDYERGLEAFFGDDDPDFVGH, from the coding sequence ATGGTTGCATACAACAACCTCTCGATCGATCACGACGACGGCGTCGCAACGGTTACGCTCGAGAGCACTGCCGGGCGAAACGCACTCACGCTCGAGATGGCCAACGAACTGGTGTCCGCGGCGACGACGCTCGGCGAAGACCCCGAGACGCGGTGTATCGTGCTCACACACGCAGGTGATTTCTTCGGTTCCGGTGCCGACCTCGGCGCCCTCTCCGGTAACGAGTCCGACGCGGCTCACATCCGGGAGCTGGCCGGTCGGGCCCACGAGGCGATCGTCCAGTTCCACCGGGCGGAGACGCCGGTCGTCGGCGGTGTCAACGGCATCGCCGCCGGGATCGGCTTCAGCCTGGCGCTGTTTCCGGACCTGCTCGTCCTCGGCGAGGACGCGACGCTCAAGTTCGCGTATCCGGGGATCGGCCTGACCGGCGACGGCGGCGCGACGTTTTTCTTGCCACGGCTGGTCGGGCTGCGAACCGCCAAGGAACTCGTCCTGAAAGACGACCCCATCAGCCCCGAGGAGGCCCGCGAACTGGGACTGGCAAACGAGGTCGTCCCCACCGACGAATTCGACGACCGGCTGGCCGACCTCGCCGCCGAGCTTGCGGCGGGGCCGACCCAGGCGTTCGGGACGACGACCCGGCTGCTGACCGACAGCTACGACCGCTCGCTCGAGCGACAGCTCGCGGCGGAGACGAACGGCATCGCAGCCGCGACGCGAACGGAGGACTACGAGCGCGGCCTCGAGGCCTTTTTCGGCGACGACGACCCCGACTTCGTCGGCCACTAA